A DNA window from Ignavibacteriales bacterium contains the following coding sequences:
- a CDS encoding FAD-dependent oxidoreductase, protein MRQRILVIGGLAAGPAAASKAKRTNRNAEVILFEQSEHISSGICEVPYYISNVITDTEKLSAFTPLDFERTRGVKVHTLHRVEEIQQVKKHIVVRDLYHDKMLHFEYDKLILATGSKTKTIGMAGENARNVFHVKSLSDGLAIKHFIDEERPKRAVIIGGGYVAIEMCEAFRTLGLETTLLHRDELPMSKLEPDARKDVLAELMKNAVQFHSKQTLKAFKTDDTGKVVEVVTNAGCYPADLLILAIGVEPHVDLAKSIRVRLGTFGGILTDQHQTTSVDSIYAAGDCCEVKNLVNNRWMYAPLATYAARQGWVAGENSSGGNAIFKGAIRAIAVKAFGLEIASVGLSSKEAEESGFNPVVEHIVGDSRISFYPGSEKVHIIAIADKKSHRLIGANIVGGSGSALRTNILGVAIQQTMTVEEISKLDLLYSPPFSPLWDPILTAVHQLSKKMDSIK, encoded by the coding sequence CAGCGGGGCCGGCTGCAGCGAGCAAAGCAAAACGCACGAATCGGAATGCTGAGGTTATTCTCTTCGAGCAAAGCGAACACATATCTTCCGGTATTTGTGAAGTACCATATTATATCAGCAACGTCATTACCGACACCGAAAAACTCTCCGCCTTCACTCCATTAGATTTTGAACGCACGCGCGGCGTGAAAGTTCACACACTGCATCGTGTAGAAGAAATTCAGCAGGTGAAGAAGCATATCGTTGTGCGCGATTTGTATCATGATAAAATGCTTCACTTCGAATATGATAAATTGATTCTTGCCACAGGCTCGAAGACGAAAACGATTGGCATGGCAGGTGAAAATGCACGGAATGTATTTCATGTAAAATCGTTATCAGATGGATTGGCAATAAAACATTTTATCGATGAAGAAAGGCCAAAACGTGCTGTTATTATTGGCGGCGGTTACGTGGCAATTGAAATGTGTGAAGCATTCAGAACGCTTGGTTTAGAGACGACACTTCTTCATCGAGATGAATTGCCAATGTCGAAACTCGAACCCGATGCACGGAAAGATGTACTCGCCGAACTGATGAAGAATGCGGTCCAGTTTCATTCGAAACAAACCCTGAAAGCATTCAAAACAGACGATACGGGAAAAGTTGTAGAAGTTGTGACGAATGCCGGTTGTTATCCCGCAGATTTGCTCATACTCGCAATTGGTGTCGAGCCACACGTTGACCTTGCAAAGTCTATTCGGGTGCGGCTTGGAACCTTTGGAGGTATCCTTACGGATCAGCATCAAACGACTTCAGTAGATTCTATTTACGCTGCAGGAGATTGTTGTGAAGTGAAAAATCTTGTGAACAATCGCTGGATGTATGCGCCGCTTGCGACGTACGCCGCACGACAGGGCTGGGTGGCAGGAGAAAATTCTTCCGGTGGAAATGCAATTTTCAAAGGAGCGATTCGTGCAATAGCAGTGAAGGCATTTGGACTGGAAATTGCGTCAGTCGGATTGAGTTCAAAGGAAGCGGAAGAGTCGGGCTTTAATCCGGTCGTTGAGCACATCGTTGGTGATTCAAGAATATCATTCTATCCGGGCAGCGAAAAAGTTCATATCATCGCGATTGCAGATAAGAAAAGTCATCGGCTGATCGGAGCAAATATCGTTGGCGGAAGCGGAAGTGCATTGCGTACAAATATTCTGGGCGTTGCGATTCAACAAACGATGACAGTTGAAGAAATATCGAAACTCGATTTACTGTATTCTCCACCATTCTCACCATTGTGGGATCCGATTCTTACTGCTGTACATCAACTGAGTAAGAAGATGGATTCCATCAAATAA
- the upp gene encoding uracil phosphoribosyltransferase, whose translation MKNLIIIDHPLVKRDLTLLRNKKTPSHQFRAILRRTASLMAYEVSRDLQTKEIEIHTPLEKTKGIAVDQQIVLVPILRAGLGLVGGFVEVMPNARVGHIGLFRDEETLKPVDYYFKVPRNLNRALVLLLDPMLATGGSAVAAISFLKERGASTLRLVNLVSAPEGVKKVRRAHPDVVMYTCALDRELNNRGYILPGLGDAGDRMFGTE comes from the coding sequence ATGAAGAACTTGATCATTATCGATCACCCTCTTGTAAAGCGTGATTTAACGTTGCTCCGGAATAAAAAAACACCGAGTCACCAATTCCGCGCTATTCTCCGCCGGACTGCAAGTCTGATGGCGTATGAAGTTTCGCGTGATCTTCAAACGAAAGAAATTGAAATTCATACACCGCTGGAAAAAACAAAGGGAATTGCCGTCGATCAGCAAATTGTTCTGGTGCCGATTCTCCGTGCCGGACTTGGACTCGTCGGCGGATTTGTAGAAGTGATGCCGAATGCGCGCGTTGGACATATCGGATTATTCAGAGACGAGGAAACGCTGAAACCGGTCGATTATTATTTCAAAGTTCCGCGGAATCTTAATCGGGCATTGGTTCTTCTTCTTGATCCGATGCTGGCGACGGGCGGCAGTGCCGTTGCGGCTATTTCGTTTTTGAAAGAACGAGGCGCCAGCACATTACGTCTCGTCAACTTAGTATCGGCACCTGAAGGTGTCAAGAAAGTACGCAGAGCGCATCCTGATGTGGTGATGTATACCTGCGCGCTTGATCGCGAGCTAAACAATCGCGGCTACATTCTTCCCGGTCTCGGCGATGCCGGAGATAGGATGTTTGGAACGGAATAG